CCTGATCCACGCGGCGTCAATGCGCTTCTCATCTGAGCGGCAGGGCACTGGACTGCTGAACGGGGGTGCGCGGGATTACTTCAGACCGAGTACATGCCGGGCTTGTAATGCGCCAGATTTCTGGGATCGACGAACCACGCGCTCGTCTGCTCCAGCCCGGCCCGCAGTGGGAAACGCGGTTGCCATCCGGTCAGGCGGCGCAGCTCACCGCTGTCGCTCACCAGGCGCATCACCTCCGAGGCGTCGGGGCGCAGCCGCTGATCTTCCTGCTCCAGTTCGACGCGTTCGCCCATGATGTCGGCAATCGCCAGCGCCAGATCGCCCACCGAGATTTCGGTGCCGGTGCCGGTATTCAGCGTGCGGCCCACCACGCGCTCGGCGGCGGCGTTGCCCACCGAGATGAACGAATCGGCGGTATCGGTCACGAAATTGAAGTCGCGGGTGGGGGCCAGCGAGCCGATCTTGACCACCGGGCGACGTGCCGCGATCTGCGAGATGATGGTGGGAATGACGGCGCGGGCCGACTGGCGGGGGCCGTAGGTGTTGAAGGGGCGCAGCGTCACCACCGGCAGGCCGAACGACAGGTGGTAGCTCTCGACCAGTTTGTCGGCCCCCACCTTCGACGCCGAGTACGGCGACTGCGCCTGAAGCGGGTGGGTTTCGTGAATCGGTACGCTGCGGGCAGTGCCGTAGACCTCGCTGGTGGAGGTGTGTACCAGGCGGGGGGTTTGCAGGTCGCGGGCGGCTTCCAGCACGTTCAGCGTGCCGATCACGTTGGTCTGCACATACGAGTGAGGAGCCTGATAGCTGTACGGAATGGCGATCAGGGCCGCCAGATGGTACACCACCTCCGCGCCGCGCATGAACTCGCGCACCGACACCGGGTCGCGCACGTCGCCCAGCACCACCTCGACGTTTTCCATCACCTCCGGCGACAGTTGATCGAGCCACCCCCAGCTGTTGAATGAGTTGTACAGCACCATGGCCCGCACTTTTACGCCGCTCTGAACCAGCGCTTCGACCAGATGCGACCCGATAAATCCTTCTGCTCCGGTAACTGCGACGAGTGTGCTCATGAATTTCCTCCTGCCGGATAGGCGATGAACGGACGAACGGAAGTTCTGCGGCGGCTCAAACATTCAGATGAGTGGAGAGAGATCAGCTCAGATTGCGGATGTCGTGCAGGGCGTTCCAGGTGCCGAGCATCAGCACGGTCAGCAGCACCGAGGAACTGAGGGTGTAGCTGGCGGTGACGTTGAAGTCGAACCGGATCAGGGTGAACTGCGTGACCACCGCCAGCGACCACAGCAGCAGCGTGCGGGGCAGCAGGCTGAAATTGATCAGCAGCCCGCTCAGCAGCATCGCCAACGCGACCTGAACGTGTCCGGCCAGCAGCAGCAGCGGCGGGCGCTCCAGGCCGAAGGAGGGCGCGAGCCACACCAGCACGTCGTACAGTGCCAGCAGCACCGCGCTGTAGCTCAGGCAGGCGAACAGTACCTGCATGATGGCCCGCCCCACGATCTGCGCCACGCTGTCACGCGAGCGGGTTTCAAGGCGCAGAACGCCGTGGATGCGGCGCAGCGTCACCTCCATCGCGCCCATGCTCAGCACCAGCGGGGCCAGGCTCCAGCCGCTGCCCTGAAGCACCTCTGTCCCGTGGCTCAGCAGCAGGCCCATCGTCAGGAAGGCGGCGCTCAGCCAGCCGTATCCGGCAAACGGCAGCGATTTCAGCACCAGATACCGCGCTTTGGGCAGCGCCGACAGCCGGGTGGGCAGCCGCACGTCGGCCACACGCAGCGCCGTCAGCAGCGGCAGCCCCACCGCCAGCGTCAGAATCACGGCGGGCAGCGTCCAGGCCTCCAGACCCAGCAGGCCCGGCACTGCCAGGCGCACCAGCACCAGCAGCAGGGCGGGCAGCAGCGACAGCAGCAGCAGCAGTTCGCGGCCCAGCACCAGCAGCGTGGTGGCCGCCGCCAGATACACGGCAATCGCGGTCGCCACCAGTGTCACGTGCAGCACGTCCTGGTGCAGCACCAGCGCCAGCAGCGCGGCCAGGACGCTGGTCATCAGCACCACCACCGCGCCGCCGCCGCGCAGCAGTTTTCCGGCCACCGTGCGGCTGGCGGCCAGCCCCGCGTAGCCCAGGTACGACATGCTCTGCATCCAGCCCCAGCCGAACAGCGACGCGATCAGCAGGGCGGTGGTGGCTCCCTCGCCCCAGCCCAGGCTCAGGGCCGCCGGACTCCACAGCGCGGGCAGCAGATAGATCAGACCGCGAATCAGGTCCTGCGGCCAGGTGCGCTTCAGCGGCGACATCATCGGGGGCAGCGCGGCGGGCTGAGGGCGGTACGGCACCATGGTAAACAGCCGTTCTGCCGCCGAGAAGACCGTGTGTTCCCCGAAGCGCTCCCATACCATCGCGTCGGTGAAGCCCTCCGATTCCAGGATGGCGGCCAGTTCCTGCGGTTGCAGCGCCCCCACACACGCGGCGTCGAGTTCACGCGACAGCTTCTTCAGCGGGTCTTTCGAACGCCGCTCATCTTCCGTTATCAGCAGATCGGCAGGGGTGTGCAGGTCGCTCGACAGGGTCATACGGCTGCGCCTCCGGTGTGCTGTTTCGGTTCCGTGTTCATGCGGTCCACCCGGTCGTCTGCGCTTTCTGCATCACATGCGGATAGACGTGGCGATACACGTGCAGAAAGCTGTCGAGCGTGAACTGAGACAGTACCCGCGAACGGGCCGCCAGCCCCAGATTGGTCCGCAGTTCCGAGTTGCCGAACAGCCGCAGACACGCCGTCGCCACTGCCGTGTGGTCGCGGGGCGGCACCACCAGTCCGGTGTCTCCGAGCGCCTCGGTCACGCCGCCGACATCGGTGGCAATGTTGGCGCGGCCCGCCGCCATCGCCTCGATCAGCGTGTACGGAAATCCTTCCGAGATGCTGGTGAGCGCCACCATATGCCCGGCGTGGTAGGCGTCCACCACACTGTCGATGCGGCCCTCGAAGGTCGCCTGTCCCTTCAGGCCCAGACTCTCGATCAGCTTCTTGCAGTGCAGCGCATACCCCTCGTTCTCCAGTGGCGTCGAGCCGAACATCCGCAGCTTGGAGCCGGGAATCTTGTCATGGACGGCTCCAAACGCCCGGATCAGCGTTTCCAGGTCTTTGAGCGGATCGACCCGGCCCACCCAGCTGATCGTCGGCACGGCTGGATCGTCGATGGCCTGATGAAAGAAATTGGGATTGATGCCGTTGTATACGGGCCTGATGCGTTCGGGGTCGGCTCCCTGCCGGATTTCCCAGCGCTGGTTGTACTGCGAGCCGGGGGTAATCAGGTCGGCCATCACATACGCCGCACTTGTCAGCAGCGAATAGAAGCGCATCAGGAATGATTTGAAGGCGGTGCTGTGCGGCGAGGTGCGAAGCTCCAGATAGCGTTCTCTCAGATAGATGCCGTGTTCGGTCAGCAGGAAGGGCGTGCCGTAGGCCCATTTGCTCGCAAAGGCCAGCAGGGGAGACAGGCCGTTGCTGGCCGCGTGGCACAGATCGACCTGCGCGGGCGGTATCGACAGCGGGCGAAGAAAATGTTCCATCCAGATGCAGGCCTGGAGCGCGTCGGCCAGCGTGGGTTGCAGCACCAGCAGCCCGGTGCGGGTGCGCGGGGTGTCTTCCTGCGCGAAATCCTGCCAGACCTCGTACAGTCGCCGGGCCTTGCGCCGACTGGTGAGCGCCTGCGCCAGATTGCCCTGCTGGGCATACGTGAAGATGCGCCGCAGCGCCGACAGAAACACCTCGGTTTCGCCTTCGCCGCCCTGAAAAATGGCATACAGCAGCTGCTCGTAGGCGTCGTCGAGGGTGTCGCCGCGCAGCGAAAAGCGCGGGCGCGGGCCAGACACACCGTCCCACAGCGGCACCCCCACCAGCGATTTGACGTTGCCGGGCATGTTGAAGTTGGTGTTGGCGAGTTTCTGCCCACTGATGGCGTAGACGTGGAAGTCGTGTTCGGGCAGCCCGCCGACGAGCTGGTCGCACCACACGCTTACGCCGCCGTGCATGTACGGGTAGGTTCCTTCACAGAGCAGGGCGATTTGCATGATTTGGAAACTCCCTTGAGGCGGTGCCGGGTCATACCGGGAACGACGAAACGAAGACATGAAGCAGCGGCTGCCAACAGCGCAGGCCGTTGCAGATCTGAGAA
The nucleotide sequence above comes from Deinococcus ruber. Encoded proteins:
- a CDS encoding NAD-dependent 4,6-dehydratase LegB, with product MSTLVAVTGAEGFIGSHLVEALVQSGVKVRAMVLYNSFNSWGWLDQLSPEVMENVEVVLGDVRDPVSVREFMRGAEVVYHLAALIAIPYSYQAPHSYVQTNVIGTLNVLEAARDLQTPRLVHTSTSEVYGTARSVPIHETHPLQAQSPYSASKVGADKLVESYHLSFGLPVVTLRPFNTYGPRQSARAVIPTIISQIAARRPVVKIGSLAPTRDFNFVTDTADSFISVGNAAAERVVGRTLNTGTGTEISVGDLALAIADIMGERVELEQEDQRLRPDASEVMRLVSDSGELRRLTGWQPRFPLRAGLEQTSAWFVDPRNLAHYKPGMYSV
- the pelF gene encoding GT4 family glycosyltransferase PelF, whose product is MQIALLCEGTYPYMHGGVSVWCDQLVGGLPEHDFHVYAISGQKLANTNFNMPGNVKSLVGVPLWDGVSGPRPRFSLRGDTLDDAYEQLLYAIFQGGEGETEVFLSALRRIFTYAQQGNLAQALTSRRKARRLYEVWQDFAQEDTPRTRTGLLVLQPTLADALQACIWMEHFLRPLSIPPAQVDLCHAASNGLSPLLAFASKWAYGTPFLLTEHGIYLRERYLELRTSPHSTAFKSFLMRFYSLLTSAAYVMADLITPGSQYNQRWEIRQGADPERIRPVYNGINPNFFHQAIDDPAVPTISWVGRVDPLKDLETLIRAFGAVHDKIPGSKLRMFGSTPLENEGYALHCKKLIESLGLKGQATFEGRIDSVVDAYHAGHMVALTSISEGFPYTLIEAMAAGRANIATDVGGVTEALGDTGLVVPPRDHTAVATACLRLFGNSELRTNLGLAARSRVLSQFTLDSFLHVYRHVYPHVMQKAQTTGWTA